The genomic region GCTGCGCACCGGGCGCAAGGGCCTGGCTCTGGCCACCTTGCTGCTGGATGGCGGAAAGGGTGCCATCGCCGTGGGGCTGGTCTGGGTTCTGCTGGGCCGGGACATGGTGCCGGTGGCGGGCTTCGCCGCCGTTCTGGGCCACAACTTCCCCGTCTGGCTGGGCTTCAAGGGCGGCAAGGGGGTGGCCACCACGATCGGCACCTTGCTGGCGGCGGCCTGGCCGGTGGGTCTGGCCTGTATCGGCACCTGGCTGGTGAGCGCGGCCATCTTCCGCATCTCGTCGCTCTCGGCGCTGATCGCCTTGGCGGCCTCGCCCGGCTTCGCCCTCTATTTCGCAGGACCTCAATACGCCCTGATGTGCGCCGGTCTGGCGGTGATGGGCTTTTACCGCCACAAGGCCAATATCATCCGCTTGATCCGGGGTGAAGAGCCGAGGATCGGGGGTAAGAAAAAAGCGGAGAGCGAGGGATGAACACGCCGCCTGCCGCGGGAAGTCTGTTCGAGAAAATTCCCGACGACGATTTCGGGGCTGAATCCATCGACACCCTGCTCCAAGGAGGGCGCTTCCGCCTGCTGCGCATCGTCTCCAACGGCCAGACCACGCCCGAGGGACAATGGCTGGATCAGGACGACGACGAGTGGGTGGTGGTGGTCAAAGGCGCCGGTATGGTCCGCATCGAGGGCGAGGACCATTCCCGCGCCCTGACGCCTGGCGACTGGCTGTTCCTGCCCGCCCATTGCCGCCACCGGGTGGAATGGACGGCGCCGGACCAGCCCACCGTGTGGCTGGCCCTGCACCGGGACATCTGATACGGCAGCCGCCTGAAGAGTTTGTCATCCCGAGCGTATGCGAGGGATCTCCGTCTGGCGCATCGGTTCCAGATCTGAAAGGCAGTGCCAGGACGAGATCCCTCCTCCCGTTGGTCGTTCGGGACGACAGGGCGAAGGGATCCGCCGGATGCTGTCCGACTACATATCCTCGCCCGCAATGGCCTTATCCAAGAGGGCGATGGTCTCGGCGATGCCGAACAGCTTGATGAAGCTGCCCATGCGCGGGCCCTGGTCGTTGCCCAGCAGCACCTCGTAGCAGGCCTTGAACCAGGCCTTGAGTTCCCCGAAGCAGGGGCGCTTGCCGATGGCGTAGACCAGATTCTGGATGTCGTCGACCGAGGCGTCGGCGGGAAGGGCCAGAAGACCGTCTTTTAGAGCCGTGAAAGCCTCCACCTCATCGGGCGTGGCCTTGCGGTACTTCATGTTGGGCTTCACGAAATCCTTGAAATAGGCGATGGCATAGCCCACCAGCCCGTTCAGGATGGGCGCGGTCTCGGGGGCGGCGCCCGGCGCATAGCGCTTGATGAAGCCCCAGATCACCGCAGGGTCGTCGGAATGACAGACGCTGACCAGATTCATCAGGATATTGAAGGACAGATGGGCGTCCTCGGCCGGAGGCTTGCCGCCATGGATGTGCCACACCGGATTGTCCAGCTTCTTGCCCGGCTCCTCGGACGGGAACTTGCCCAGATAGGCCAGATACTCGTCCACGGCGCGCGGAATGACGTCGAAATAGAGGCGCTTGGCGGTCTTGGGCTTTTGGTACATGAACAGCGCCAGGCTTTCCTGCGGCGCGTATTTCAGCCAGTCCTCCACCGCCAGGCCGTTGCCCTTGGACTTGGAGATCTTTTGGCCCTGATCGTCCAGGAACAGTTCGTAGGTCAGGTTAAGTGGCGCGCGGCCGCCTAAGATGGTGGCGATGCGGGTCGAGAGCTGGACCGAGGGGATGAGGTCCTTGCCGCTCATCTCGTAATCGACGCCCAGCGCCACCCAGCGCATGCCCCAATCGGCCTTCCATTGCAGTTTGCAAGCGCCGCCGGTGACCGGGGTCTCGATCAACTTGCCGTCCTCGCGCTTGTAGACGATGGTGCCAGCCTCCACATTGCGCTCGACGACCGGGACCTGGAGCACGATGCCGGTGTCGGGGCAGACGGGCAGGAAGGGGGAATAGGTGGCGCGGCGCTCGTCGCCCAGCGTCGGCAGCACCACGTTGATCACCTCGTCATAGTGCTTGAGCACGCCCAGCAGGGCGGCGTCGAAGCGGCCCGACTTGTACCAGTCGGTGGCCGACTGGAACTCGTATTCGAAGCCGAAGGTGTCGAGGAAACTGCACAGGCGGGCATTGTTGTGATGCCCAAAGCTTTCATGGGTGCCGAAGGGATCGGGAATGCGGGTCAGCGGCTTGCCCAGATGCTTGGCGACCATCTCCTTGTTGGGGATGTTGTCGGGCACCTTGCGCAACCCGTCCATATCGTCGGAGAAAGCGAACAGGCGGGTGGGAATCTCGGGCGCCAGCAACGAGAAGGCGCGGCGCACCATGGTGGTGCGCGCCACTTCGCCGAAGGTGCCGATATGGGGCAGGCCCGACGGGCCATAGCCGGTTTCGAACAGAACATAGCCCTTATCCGGCGCTTTACCTTTCAGACGCTCATCCAGCAAAGCGCGGGCCTCTTGGAAGGGCCAGGCGGTGGCGGAGCGGGCAAGGTCGCGGGAATCGGAGGACATGGGTCTAAGCTTTCCGTTCAGAAAAATGAAGAGCGGAAAGCTAGCCCCCGTGAGGGGGCTGCGTCAATCATCGGGAAAAGCGGGCGGGACGCTCAGCGCTTCTTCTTCTCGTCTTCCTCGGTGCGGTTGGCCAGGTAGTTGGACAGTTCCTTCATCTGGGCCTGCCATTCCTGCTCGGCATTGCGCTCGCGCAGCCAGATATCGGGGTCTTCCTTGACCTGGCGGAGATAGCGCACCGTGTAGGGGACATGGGTTTCCCGCTGGGCGTCGGTGGTGCCGAAATTGCACACGAAGCTTTCCAGGAAGGCGGTGGAAACCCGCGGGAACACCCGGTGGCAGGCCAGGACCAGAAAGTCGCCCCATTCGGGCGGGAACTTGGCGAAGGCGTTCAGCAGATTGTCGCGCAACGCGCCCTCGCGGGCCTTTTGCTGGAAGATGCGCGGGTCCTTTTCCTGCTCGTAGAGATCGTGGCAGATGCGCCATGCGTGATTAAGGCGCTTCCACCAGTCGTTCTTGGGGTCCAGCAGCGAGCGCAGCGTCTCGATCTCGCGGTTGCCGATCTTGGGGATGTCGTAGGCCATGGGCGAAGACGGCGCCAGCATCTCACGTAGCGCCTTGGTGTTGTCCTTGACCTGGAAGACCCGCGTGCCGTCGGGTCTCTTGGTCTCCAGCAGCTTCAGATCGTCCCAGCCGCTGTTCCAGCCCTGCAGGATACTGTCTTCCAGGGGCTTGGTGACATGCTCCCAGAAGCTGTCGCTATCGTCCTCGGCCCATTCATAGCTGGTGGACAACATGCGGATGTTCCGGCTTTCCCATATGGTGGGGAAGATGAACTTGGTCACCGCCGCCTTGAATTTCTCGGCGAATTCGGGCGAGGCCAGGAAGAAGGGCGGCAATTCCCGCTTCAGATCGGGATTGTGGCGGTGGAAGAAGACCAGAACCTTGTCGATGCGCCGCCCGATGGCCGCCTCGCACAGCCGCTCGAAGCTTTCGAAGCTCTTGGCGGGCGGGGGAAGCTCTGGCACCACATATTCCAACCGCTTCAGCAGATGGGCGAGATTGGGGGGCAGTTCGTATTCGATGTCCTTGTGGCGGGCCTCCCACCGCGCCTTGCGCGCTTCCTCGTCCTCCTTTGGGGGCAGGCCATTATACATCTCGACGGCCGCGGGCGGCGGCGGAGGGGGCGGCGGAGCCTTCTTGGGGATGGAGGCCTTGTACTTCATATCCTCCTTGAGGATATGGGTGACCAGCCAGTCGGTGAGCACTCGGATCAGGACCTGGGAGCAGGTCTTGAGATCCTCGTCCTGGGTCGCGGCCTTGAACTTTTCATGCAGCAGTCTGGCCTTCTGGGCCAGAGTCTCGTGCGCCTTCTTATGCTGCTCGATCTCCGGATATTTGATGGCCGCCATCACAGATTCTTCGCGGCGGAAATGCTCGTCCACGTAGCGCAGCAACTCGTCCGTGACGGTGGCCACCTGGCGCCAGTTGTCCTGGCCGATCCACTGTTCGGTTAAGTTGATCAGATCGATCAGTCTTTTGTGGTCGGCATCCAATGCCGGTGCACCCACCGACATGGCATCGCGCCAAACGATCATTCCATCCCCCGCCCAACACATACGCCATAGGTAAGTCACACCCTTAATCAGATGTGACTTTAGGTATCCTTGTCAACGGTGATAGGGCGAAAGAAGGGTAGGAATTCTACTCCCTAGAGGGATGTGCCTGCCCATCGGAAGGATAGGAAAGGGACGAAGCGGAGGCGACCTGAGGGTGGCGTTCATGCTCGGACAGCAAGGAGGCGGCCAGGATGGTGCAGTAATCGCCGAACTCACAGTTCCGCAGGCTGGGACAAGCCAGAAGCCGGCGTGTGAAGTCAATGAGAGGGGCAGGCTCGCCAGCGTCGATCAGCCGTTGGCCGTCTTCGGAAACCTTGCGGAAATTGCAGTCCTCAGCATGCGTGGCCATGGGCGCCTCTGCCTACAAACAATTATGGCGAACGACAATGTCGTCCGCCATGGGCATGATTATACCAAAGAGTAATTTGCCGGAGAAGGCCTAAGCTTTAGGTGGGGATGAAATAATGCTTACGAATTAAGTAAAAGAATCCGAAAAATTCCATAAAATTTTATGCATCTCCCGTCTCCAGCAAAGCCCGGCACTGCCTCACCGCCTCGGCCAGCCCCACCTTGACCGGCTCCACGCCGGGCGGAAAGGCGCCGAACAGCCGCGACGGCATCATGGGATCGAGAAGGACGAATACACCCCGGTCGTCGGCCCGGCGAACCAATCGGCCAAAGGCCTGCTTGAGACGCAGGCGGGTGATCATGTCGTCATAGGCCCGGCCGCCGAATTCGGCGCGGCGCGCCTTATGCAGAATGTCGGGCCGAGGCCAGGGCACCCGGTCGAAGACGATCAGGTGAAGCGAGCGTCCCGGTACATCCACCCCGTCCCTGACCGCGTCGGTTCCCAACAGGCAGGAGTGTTCTTCGGCGCGGAAGATGTCCACCAGGGTTGAGGTGTCCATATTGTCCAGATGCTGGGCCAGCAGCGGCAGACCTGCATCTTCCAAAGGTGCGCTGATGCGCTTGTGCACGGCCTTGAGGCGCGAGATGGCGGTAAAAAGGCCCAAGGCCCCGCCATGGGCAGCCAGAAACAGCTCGCGATAAGCCGCCGCCACCTGATCCATATCGTCCTTGCGCACATCGGTGACGATCAGCACCTTGGTGCGGGCGGGATAGTCGAAGGGCGAGGCCACTTCGGCGCGCACCGGATTGCTGTCCAGATGGATGGCGCCGGTGCGCCGCTCGGCGGCCCGCCAGTCGGTCTCCACATCGCCCGACCCGTCTTTCAGCGTCGCCGAGGTGATGACGATGCCATGGGCGGGCTCCACCACGGCCTTGGCGAAAGGCCGGGTCGGATCGATCCAGTGGCGGTGCATGCCCGCGTCGTAGTCGCGGCCATCAATTCTATCGACGGCGAACCAGTCAATATACTGCCGGTCCAGAACCCCGCCCTGGACGATGGTGTCCAGCATGCCCTTCCACCCGGCCAGGGGCATCAGCACCCGGCGCTCGATGGAGCGGCAGATGCCTTCGATGCGCGACCGTGTGGCCGATTCCAGTTCGGCGGCTTCGTCGTCCAGCAGGGCGGCCAGGGATTTGCTCAGGACCTGTAGCGGCAAGGCGATGCGGCCCAGGGCACCGGCCAGGCTTCCCGCCGCCTCGGGCAGACCTTCCAGCGGAGCGGTGGTTTCCGTCTCCAGGCTGTAGGGGGAATCGGGATGGGCGGCGCGGGCATAGACCTGTCGGCGCAACAGGCCCAGGAAGGCTTCCGCCGGTCCCTGGGGCTCGCCCTCGCTGATGCGCACCATCCAGCCGGGGCCGGGCAGGGCGCGGGCGGCGGCGAGGGCGGCGTCCAGGGCGGCGATGGCCTCTTCCGAGCCGCCCACCAGATCCTCGGCGCGGCGGTGCAGTCCGCGGGCACGCGACCGGCTGACCGCTTCGCCCTCGGGCCCCAGGATCCAGCGCCGCACCTCGGCGGCCTCCATGCCGGTGAGATGGGCGGAAAAGGCGGCGTCGGCAGCGTCGAAAACGTGATGGCCCTCGTCGAAGACCAGCCGGGTCGGCTGGGCGCCGTCGTCCAAGCCCCCCAAGGCCGCCTGGATCATCACCAGGGCATGGTTGGCGACCACGATATCGGCGCGGCGTGCGCGGCGCACGGCGCGCTCGATGAAGCATTTGCGGTAATGGGGGCAGGCGGAAAAGATGCACTCGCCCCTGCGGTCGGCGATCCCTAAGGTGCGGGCGCGGCCCAGCACTTCCACCAGCCAGCCGGGGAAGTCGCCGCCCACCATGTCGCCGTCACGCGTGGCCAGCAGCCAGCGGGCCATCAGCCCCACGGCGGGAGCGTCCTGGTTGCGGTTGCGGGTGACCATCTCCTCGTAGTTCAGGAGGCAGGCGTAATTCTCGCGGCCCTTCCTGATCACCACCTTGCGCGCCTTGTCGTGGGCATTGGGGAACAGGCGGTCCAGTTCCCCGTCCAACTGGCGCTGGAGATTGCGGGTGTGGGTGGAGATCCACACCGGCGCGCCGTTCTTCTCGGCCCACAATCCGGCGGGCGCGATATAGCCCAGCGTCTTGCCCGTGCCGGTTCCGGCCTCGGCCAGGACCAGATGGGGATGGGCCTCGGCTTCGCGCGGCAGGAAGGCGCGGCTGACGGCGGAGGCGTAATCGGCCTGGGTGGGGCGCTGCTCGGCGCCTTCGCCCAGCATCAGGGCCAGACGCTGGCGGGTTTCGACGGGATCGACGGGAATATTGCCGGGCGGCGGTTCGGGGGCGTATTCGCTCCATTCCGGCAGCCGGTCCCAGATTCGCATGGCCCCGCCGCCGCGACCCGAATCGCCCTGCACGCCCAAGGCCGCCAGCACCGCATTTCCCCAGCCCCAGCCGCCGCGCGCCATCATCCAGGCCAGACCGCGGGTGTCGGTGGCCCTGGCGGCGGTGTCGGCCAGGGTGCGGGCCGCCAGTTCTTCCAGCAGGCGGCGCACCGACGTCATCAGCGCCTC from Paramagnetospirillum magnetotacticum MS-1 harbors:
- the plsY gene encoding glycerol-3-phosphate 1-O-acyltransferase PlsY, producing the protein MLELFAAAIGGYLLGSVPFGLVLTRLAGLGDIRQIGSGNIGATNVLRTGRKGLALATLLLDGGKGAIAVGLVWVLLGRDMVPVAGFAAVLGHNFPVWLGFKGGKGVATTIGTLLAAAWPVGLACIGTWLVSAAIFRISSLSALIALAASPGFALYFAGPQYALMCAGLAVMGFYRHKANIIRLIRGEEPRIGGKKKAESEG
- a CDS encoding cupin domain-containing protein, giving the protein MNTPPAAGSLFEKIPDDDFGAESIDTLLQGGRFRLLRIVSNGQTTPEGQWLDQDDDEWVVVVKGAGMVRIEGEDHSRALTPGDWLFLPAHCRHRVEWTAPDQPTVWLALHRDI
- a CDS encoding lysine--tRNA ligase → MSSDSRDLARSATAWPFQEARALLDERLKGKAPDKGYVLFETGYGPSGLPHIGTFGEVARTTMVRRAFSLLAPEIPTRLFAFSDDMDGLRKVPDNIPNKEMVAKHLGKPLTRIPDPFGTHESFGHHNNARLCSFLDTFGFEYEFQSATDWYKSGRFDAALLGVLKHYDEVINVVLPTLGDERRATYSPFLPVCPDTGIVLQVPVVERNVEAGTIVYKREDGKLIETPVTGGACKLQWKADWGMRWVALGVDYEMSGKDLIPSVQLSTRIATILGGRAPLNLTYELFLDDQGQKISKSKGNGLAVEDWLKYAPQESLALFMYQKPKTAKRLYFDVIPRAVDEYLAYLGKFPSEEPGKKLDNPVWHIHGGKPPAEDAHLSFNILMNLVSVCHSDDPAVIWGFIKRYAPGAAPETAPILNGLVGYAIAYFKDFVKPNMKYRKATPDEVEAFTALKDGLLALPADASVDDIQNLVYAIGKRPCFGELKAWFKACYEVLLGNDQGPRMGSFIKLFGIAETIALLDKAIAGEDM
- a CDS encoding bacteriohemerythrin, whose product is MIVWRDAMSVGAPALDADHKRLIDLINLTEQWIGQDNWRQVATVTDELLRYVDEHFRREESVMAAIKYPEIEQHKKAHETLAQKARLLHEKFKAATQDEDLKTCSQVLIRVLTDWLVTHILKEDMKYKASIPKKAPPPPPPPPAAVEMYNGLPPKEDEEARKARWEARHKDIEYELPPNLAHLLKRLEYVVPELPPPAKSFESFERLCEAAIGRRIDKVLVFFHRHNPDLKRELPPFFLASPEFAEKFKAAVTKFIFPTIWESRNIRMLSTSYEWAEDDSDSFWEHVTKPLEDSILQGWNSGWDDLKLLETKRPDGTRVFQVKDNTKALREMLAPSSPMAYDIPKIGNREIETLRSLLDPKNDWWKRLNHAWRICHDLYEQEKDPRIFQQKAREGALRDNLLNAFAKFPPEWGDFLVLACHRVFPRVSTAFLESFVCNFGTTDAQRETHVPYTVRYLRQVKEDPDIWLRERNAEQEWQAQMKELSNYLANRTEEDEKKKR
- a CDS encoding ATP-dependent DNA helicase, which gives rise to MSAPSRILLPHVPVLVAGVRGAVALEPDGEFRRLTRTEAARYARNESPLVCHGPAVAARLGIDDFLRLDILELFAFVRPARFCLPTPRGLAEAMGLPAPADLEDEAEALMTSVRRLLEELAARTLADTAARATDTRGLAWMMARGGWGWGNAVLAALGVQGDSGRGGGAMRIWDRLPEWSEYAPEPPPGNIPVDPVETRQRLALMLGEGAEQRPTQADYASAVSRAFLPREAEAHPHLVLAEAGTGTGKTLGYIAPAGLWAEKNGAPVWISTHTRNLQRQLDGELDRLFPNAHDKARKVVIRKGRENYACLLNYEEMVTRNRNQDAPAVGLMARWLLATRDGDMVGGDFPGWLVEVLGRARTLGIADRRGECIFSACPHYRKCFIERAVRRARRADIVVANHALVMIQAALGGLDDGAQPTRLVFDEGHHVFDAADAAFSAHLTGMEAAEVRRWILGPEGEAVSRSRARGLHRRAEDLVGGSEEAIAALDAALAAARALPGPGWMVRISEGEPQGPAEAFLGLLRRQVYARAAHPDSPYSLETETTAPLEGLPEAAGSLAGALGRIALPLQVLSKSLAALLDDEAAELESATRSRIEGICRSIERRVLMPLAGWKGMLDTIVQGGVLDRQYIDWFAVDRIDGRDYDAGMHRHWIDPTRPFAKAVVEPAHGIVITSATLKDGSGDVETDWRAAERRTGAIHLDSNPVRAEVASPFDYPARTKVLIVTDVRKDDMDQVAAAYRELFLAAHGGALGLFTAISRLKAVHKRISAPLEDAGLPLLAQHLDNMDTSTLVDIFRAEEHSCLLGTDAVRDGVDVPGRSLHLIVFDRVPWPRPDILHKARRAEFGGRAYDDMITRLRLKQAFGRLVRRADDRGVFVLLDPMMPSRLFGAFPPGVEPVKVGLAEAVRQCRALLETGDA